The Streptomyces sp. NBC_00775 genome includes the window CTTACTACCCGGCCTACGGAAACGGCGGCTACGACGTCTCGCACTACGATCTGCGGCTCAAGTACCAGCCGCAGACGGACGAGTTGGAGGGCACGGCGACCCTCCTGGCCACCACCACGCAGGATCTTTCGCGGTTCGATCTGGACTTCCTGCTCGATGTGAGCGAGGTGCGGGTCAATGGCGCGAAGGCGTCGTTCGCGACCTCGGGTCAGCACGAGCTGGAGATCACTCCGGCGAACCCGCTGCCCAAGGGCACACCGATCACGGTCGTCGTCCGCTACAGCGGGGTGCCGTCCACGAAGAGCGCGTACGGCTTCTCGACCTGGCACCGCACTCCGGACGGGGCGGTCGCGGCGGACGAGCCCGAGGCGGCGTGGTGGTGGTTCCCGAGCAATGACCATCCGCTCGACAAGGCCACGTACGACGTGTCGGTGGCCGTCCCGGACGGCACCCAGGCCATCTCCAACGGCACGCTCCAGTCGACGAGTTCACGGCTCGGCTGGACCCGCTACAACTGGCGCTCCAACAAGCCGCAGGCCACGTATCTCGCCACGCTCGCGGTCGGCAAGTTCGACATCACGACCGGGCAGACGTCCGACGGCGTCCCGGTCATCAACGCGTACAGCAAGGACCTGGGCGACAACGACGGGGCGGCGCGGGCGAGCGTCGAGCGGACCGGGGAGATCGTCGACTGGCTGACCGGGTACTTCGGCCCCTACCCCTTCGACTCGGTCGGCGGATACGTCCCGAACACCACCACCGGGTACGCGCTGGAGACGCAGACCCGGGTGTTCTACAGCCCGCGGCAGTTCGCGAACGGCTCCAACACCTCGGTCGTGGTTCATGAGTTGACGCATCAGTGGTACGGCGACGACGTGTCGTTGAAGGGCTGGAAGGACATCTGGATCAATGAGGGCTTCGCGCGGTACGCGCAGTGGCTCTGGTCGGAGCACGAGGGCGAGGGGACGACGCAGGAGCTCGCGGACTACGTGTACGCGTCGCATCCGGCCGACGACACCTTCTGGACGGTGA containing:
- a CDS encoding M1 family metallopeptidase codes for the protein MHRRLIAPGALAASLLLAIPASAASYSPGAPGIGDPYYPAYGNGGYDVSHYDLRLKYQPQTDELEGTATLLATTTQDLSRFDLDFLLDVSEVRVNGAKASFATSGQHELEITPANPLPKGTPITVVVRYSGVPSTKSAYGFSTWHRTPDGAVAADEPEAAWWWFPSNDHPLDKATYDVSVAVPDGTQAISNGTLQSTSSRLGWTRYNWRSNKPQATYLATLAVGKFDITTGQTSDGVPVINAYSKDLGDNDGAARASVERTGEIVDWLTGYFGPYPFDSVGGYVPNTTTGYALETQTRVFYSPRQFANGSNTSVVVHELTHQWYGDDVSLKGWKDIWINEGFARYAQWLWSEHEGEGTTQELADYVYASHPADDTFWTVKPGDPGPDDQFDIAVYDRGALAVQALRNAVGDDAFFAILKGWPKDHAYGNASVGDFQKYAEQVSGTSLASLFDTWLFQPSKPAAPAAQGASIARSSAKAGAPSRPKSWKKIEATNDLHAG